One [Clostridium] saccharolyticum WM1 DNA segment encodes these proteins:
- a CDS encoding SIS domain-containing protein, which yields MIKVEEIIREILEAKREIYNISFVGCGGSLVGFYPAYYYVTKEAKKIAAYYISSNEFVHDMPKSVGVNSIVVVATRRGNTPETVEAARLAKEAGASVIGLAFVEESELNTAVDYLIKFYDVDPDPFETGKGELGLRIAVELLHQSEQCTNYDQMIGGFTAVNGLIAEAKKRAVPQAIKFSLDCKNDTVIYTMGSGTAWGSAHQESICIFMEMQWINSSVIHTGEFFHGPFEITDPDTAFLLFKSTGKTRELDDRVIKFLDQYNNHTIILDAKEYGVDQLGEVSEYFDALFYNAIIGVYNDLLADIRNHPLDKRKYMWKYNY from the coding sequence ATGATAAAAGTAGAAGAAATAATCCGGGAAATTCTGGAAGCAAAAAGGGAGATTTACAACATCAGCTTTGTTGGCTGCGGCGGTTCCTTAGTTGGATTTTATCCGGCTTATTATTATGTGACCAAAGAGGCAAAAAAAATAGCGGCGTATTATATTTCATCCAATGAATTCGTCCATGATATGCCCAAAAGCGTGGGAGTAAATTCTATTGTCGTAGTGGCAACGCGCAGAGGCAATACTCCGGAAACGGTTGAGGCGGCAAGGCTTGCAAAAGAAGCCGGGGCATCTGTAATTGGTTTGGCTTTTGTAGAAGAATCAGAATTAAATACAGCCGTGGATTACTTAATTAAGTTTTATGATGTAGATCCGGATCCATTTGAAACGGGAAAAGGAGAACTTGGATTGAGAATTGCTGTAGAATTGCTTCATCAGTCGGAACAGTGTACCAATTACGACCAGATGATAGGCGGGTTTACAGCTGTAAACGGTTTGATCGCAGAAGCCAAAAAAAGAGCGGTCCCCCAAGCGATTAAATTTAGCCTGGACTGTAAGAATGACACGGTTATTTATACGATGGGCAGCGGAACGGCCTGGGGTTCGGCACATCAGGAATCTATCTGTATTTTTATGGAGATGCAATGGATTAATTCTTCGGTAATACATACGGGAGAATTTTTCCACGGGCCCTTTGAAATTACTGATCCAGACACTGCTTTTTTGCTGTTTAAGTCCACAGGGAAGACCAGAGAATTGGATGACAGAGTAATTAAATTCCTGGATCAATATAACAATCACACGATCATCTTGGATGCGAAAGAGTATGGAGTGGATCAGTTGGGGGAGGTATCTGAGTATTTTGATGCATTGTTCTATAATGCGATCATAGGTGTATATAACGATTTGCTTGCTGACATTCGGAATCACCCTTTAGATAAAAGAAAATATATGTGGAAATATAATTATTAA
- the trmB gene encoding tRNA (guanosine(46)-N7)-methyltransferase TrmB, which yields MRLRHIPGSEEEIAGSPYVVHSPFEKKGCWKEVFGNENPIEIEVGMGKGRFIMELAAIHPEINYVGIERYPSVLLRGLQKRALLELDNIFFMCVDAKNLADIFAPGEVQKVYLNFSDPWPKDRHAKRRLTSEDFMAVYDQILTTDGTVEFKTDNKDLFEYSLESIPRAGWLVKEFTYDLHHSQMGEGNVMTEYEEKFSSQGNPIYKLIAERK from the coding sequence ATGAGGTTACGTCATATACCTGGCTCGGAGGAGGAAATTGCTGGCAGCCCATATGTTGTTCACAGCCCTTTTGAGAAAAAAGGCTGCTGGAAGGAAGTGTTTGGCAATGAAAATCCCATAGAAATAGAAGTTGGCATGGGAAAGGGCCGTTTTATTATGGAACTGGCAGCCATTCATCCGGAAATCAATTATGTGGGCATAGAGAGGTATCCCAGCGTTCTTTTGCGGGGCTTGCAGAAGCGGGCTCTTCTGGAGCTTGATAATATATTTTTTATGTGTGTGGATGCAAAAAACTTAGCTGATATATTTGCTCCGGGGGAGGTTCAGAAGGTATATTTAAACTTTTCAGATCCATGGCCCAAGGATCGACATGCAAAGCGCAGACTCACATCAGAGGATTTTATGGCGGTTTATGACCAGATCCTGACCACTGACGGTACTGTGGAATTTAAAACCGACAATAAAGACCTGTTTGAATACTCCCTGGAATCCATCCCAAGAGCCGGATGGCTGGTTAAGGAATTTACCTATGACCTCCACCACAGCCAGATGGGCGAAGGGAATGTAATGACAGAGTATGAAGAGAAGTTTTCTTCCCAGGGAAACCCTATTTATAAGTTGATCGCTGAAAGAAAGTAA
- a CDS encoding PTS sugar transporter subunit IIB gives MIKLARIDHRLVHGQVAFAWTGHLNITRIIVIDDASAGDELKKMTINMAKPVGVKLNIFSISEAIERMPKILDLKDSVMMVFGTVHDAAEVLSGHPVVKELNLGGIMKKEKSVQYGSAVYLDETEKSELKKLQDKGIKLFVQQVPNDPVKNITL, from the coding sequence ATGATTAAATTAGCACGCATTGATCATCGTCTCGTACATGGACAGGTGGCCTTTGCATGGACCGGACACCTGAATATAACAAGGATCATTGTAATTGATGATGCTTCCGCCGGTGATGAACTGAAAAAAATGACAATTAACATGGCAAAGCCCGTGGGAGTTAAATTAAATATTTTTTCTATATCTGAGGCCATTGAAAGAATGCCCAAAATACTGGATTTGAAAGATTCCGTTATGATGGTTTTCGGGACGGTTCATGATGCAGCCGAAGTATTAAGCGGCCATCCGGTTGTAAAGGAATTAAATTTAGGCGGTATCATGAAGAAAGAAAAATCAGTGCAATACGGCTCTGCGGTATATCTGGATGAGACAGAAAAATCAGAGCTTAAAAAGCTGCAGGATAAAGGGATCAAGCTGTTTGTCCAGCAGGTCCCAAACGACCCGGTAAAAAATATTACGTTATAG
- a CDS encoding GNAT family N-acetyltransferase gives MSINISKAAALFHGWDEALIWSCLQGHMGNMLLDHDENPASAVIDIGDFCFFAGEPNSELLAAVGGSKLLIPKDQPWEKLIEDFYGGKVNKTFRYAIKKEPDVFEDEKLRAYIDALDQNYDLRLFDQEIYEMAQKEAWSADLCSQFKSFPDYQNRAIGAAILHEGKLVAGASPYAVYDGGIEIEIDTKPDYRGKGLATVCGAKLILECLERNIYPSWDAHDLRSVALAEKLGYHLDRPYVTYELAEK, from the coding sequence ATGAGTATAAATATAAGCAAAGCGGCGGCCCTGTTCCATGGCTGGGATGAAGCATTAATTTGGTCCTGTCTGCAGGGACATATGGGAAATATGCTATTAGATCATGATGAAAATCCTGCTTCGGCAGTTATAGATATCGGCGACTTTTGCTTTTTCGCAGGCGAACCAAATTCTGAGCTGCTGGCTGCAGTGGGCGGTTCAAAGCTGCTGATCCCGAAAGACCAGCCTTGGGAGAAGCTGATAGAGGATTTTTATGGCGGCAAGGTGAATAAGACTTTTCGGTATGCAATAAAAAAAGAGCCGGATGTATTTGAGGATGAAAAGCTGAGGGCTTATATTGATGCACTGGATCAGAATTATGATCTAAGGCTATTTGACCAGGAAATTTATGAAATGGCACAAAAGGAAGCGTGGTCTGCAGATTTATGTTCTCAGTTTAAGAGCTTTCCGGATTACCAGAACAGAGCTATTGGTGCCGCAATTTTACATGAAGGCAAGCTTGTGGCAGGGGCATCTCCTTATGCCGTATATGATGGTGGTATTGAGATAGAGATAGATACAAAGCCTGATTATAGGGGCAAAGGCCTTGCAACTGTATGTGGGGCAAAGCTGATTTTAGAGTGTCTGGAAAGGAATATCTATCCCAGTTGGGATGCTCATGATTTACGCTCTGTAGCTTTAGCGGAAAAACTGGGATATCATCTGGACCGTCCATATGTAACATACGAACTGGCAGAAAAGTAA
- a CDS encoding PRD domain-containing protein — translation MNPTEKQIYNYLQSLMPKFSEENLELFTAKHISDYLHISRNSASQYLNRFFQSGITVKINSRPVYFLDKSYLEKSYGVRLSDTEFLSFGEFILNLKESGQGAETFENAIGSRSYLGHVIRQIKAALNYPERGLPILVYGETGTGKSYLLWLAYKYALDQGLISAMGKNIVFHCAEYAGNKERAALALFDGGDSSYLAMASEGVLVFDDIDRLDTEVVDRLLPFMDMGKYQSADGKWHESNVRLLFITKQDPSACVMKSLIRRIPVVVSMPRLCERTIAEKEQFIICFLKNEIKRNRRPIFISSKAFDALLNYTYPENLNGMSKQIQLACASAAASANKGEPCIIYLYHLPDAIIGSVQVNKQYEDNESVLIDVLNYKNKDDSHKILDYYNAVTDLYEDCSNGKIDLNNFWMKAAEEAKRYCEYLISERTYENKTIKGIETIVNQIIEQFREEYAIYIPANIERMLSREVYVRSVLGQAVIAWDERHGCQVQQILDSVLEEYERQKKISIVISQRINQELEIEIGKISILFLLLQISSFNKKVTDKQMRGIIICHGYATAKSIADTVNRTLGRTVFMAFDMPFDTSVNELSLRLENYMKQLIDCEHLVILVDCGSVEEIDSLMKFDKMDIGILDNVSTKLAMEVGRRILDGQDIETIAKESCDRIHSEYRLILKENRREAIAFFSENGINVSKRFSKLFANSLEKKIEIELIPLDCEYADDKILKEQLIKNNEVLMCIGTMNPEIPDVPFLAMQDIISFKHIQKVHTILNPYLTAEELELFDKKLLQNFSLQNVISNLTILNPERVINIVGEGLENLQANLGVKFKAKTIIGLNIHLCCLLERLVLNQPIENYRGIDVFEKEEKEFIHYVQKSFISVKEYFRVEIPIAEIAYIHDFYINDKNM, via the coding sequence ATGAACCCGACTGAAAAACAGATTTATAATTATCTTCAAAGCCTGATGCCTAAATTTTCAGAAGAAAATCTGGAATTATTCACTGCGAAGCATATCAGCGATTATTTACATATCAGCAGAAATTCTGCCAGCCAGTATTTAAATCGTTTTTTTCAAAGCGGAATCACTGTGAAGATAAATTCCCGACCAGTTTACTTTTTAGACAAATCGTACTTGGAAAAAAGCTATGGGGTCAGATTGAGCGATACGGAGTTTCTCAGCTTTGGAGAATTCATTCTAAATCTTAAGGAAAGCGGCCAGGGGGCAGAAACTTTTGAAAACGCAATCGGGAGCCGGTCTTATTTGGGCCATGTGATCCGGCAGATTAAGGCAGCACTTAATTATCCAGAAAGAGGACTGCCGATACTTGTATATGGAGAAACAGGAACAGGGAAAAGCTATCTTTTGTGGCTCGCATATAAATATGCATTGGATCAGGGCCTTATATCAGCTATGGGTAAAAATATAGTATTTCACTGCGCAGAATATGCTGGGAACAAGGAACGGGCTGCATTGGCCCTATTTGACGGAGGGGACAGCAGCTATCTGGCTATGGCAAGCGAAGGGGTTTTGGTCTTTGACGATATCGACAGACTTGATACAGAAGTTGTAGATAGACTTCTTCCCTTTATGGATATGGGTAAGTATCAGAGTGCTGATGGAAAATGGCATGAGTCAAATGTAAGGCTGTTGTTTATTACGAAGCAGGATCCTTCCGCATGTGTGATGAAAAGCCTTATAAGGAGGATCCCTGTTGTGGTATCAATGCCCAGGTTATGCGAAAGAACTATTGCAGAAAAAGAACAGTTTATCATATGTTTCTTAAAGAATGAGATTAAGAGAAACAGACGGCCGATTTTTATTTCAAGTAAAGCTTTTGATGCGCTTTTGAATTATACCTATCCGGAAAATTTAAATGGGATGAGCAAACAGATTCAACTGGCCTGTGCCTCTGCCGCTGCATCGGCAAACAAGGGGGAGCCATGCATCATTTATCTCTATCATTTACCGGATGCGATCATTGGTTCTGTACAGGTAAATAAGCAGTATGAGGATAATGAATCCGTTCTGATTGACGTCTTGAATTATAAGAACAAGGATGATTCTCATAAAATACTGGACTATTATAATGCTGTTACCGATTTATATGAGGACTGCAGCAATGGCAAAATTGATTTGAATAATTTCTGGATGAAAGCGGCAGAAGAAGCAAAGAGGTATTGTGAATACCTTATTTCCGAGAGAACCTATGAAAACAAAACAATTAAGGGGATTGAAACTATTGTAAATCAAATTATAGAACAGTTCCGTGAGGAATATGCCATATATATTCCTGCTAATATTGAGCGTATGCTGTCAAGAGAAGTGTATGTCAGAAGTGTACTGGGCCAGGCTGTAATAGCCTGGGATGAGAGACATGGCTGTCAGGTACAGCAAATACTTGATAGTGTCCTGGAAGAATATGAAAGACAGAAAAAAATATCAATCGTCATCAGCCAGAGAATAAATCAGGAACTTGAAATTGAAATAGGTAAAATCAGTATCTTATTTTTGCTGCTTCAGATCAGCTCATTCAATAAAAAGGTTACGGATAAACAAATGAGAGGCATCATCATATGCCACGGATATGCAACGGCAAAAAGCATAGCGGATACGGTAAACCGGACCCTGGGAAGAACTGTTTTTATGGCGTTTGACATGCCCTTTGATACAAGCGTCAATGAATTGAGTTTACGATTGGAAAATTACATGAAGCAGTTAATTGATTGTGAACATTTGGTTATATTAGTGGATTGTGGTTCAGTGGAGGAAATTGACAGTCTGATGAAGTTTGACAAAATGGATATTGGAATATTGGATAATGTATCCACGAAATTGGCCATGGAGGTTGGAAGAAGAATTTTAGATGGACAGGATATTGAAACGATTGCAAAAGAATCTTGTGACAGAATCCATAGTGAATACCGGCTGATTTTGAAAGAAAACAGACGGGAGGCCATTGCTTTTTTCAGTGAAAATGGAATCAATGTATCAAAGCGTTTTTCTAAGCTTTTTGCTAACAGTCTGGAGAAAAAGATTGAAATAGAATTAATACCATTGGACTGCGAATATGCCGATGATAAAATTTTAAAAGAACAGCTTATAAAAAATAATGAAGTGCTTATGTGTATTGGTACTATGAATCCGGAAATACCGGATGTTCCATTTTTGGCCATGCAGGATATTATTTCCTTTAAGCATATCCAGAAAGTACACACCATTCTAAATCCGTATTTAACAGCAGAAGAATTGGAGTTGTTTGATAAAAAGCTTTTGCAAAATTTTTCTCTGCAAAATGTTATCAGTAATTTAACGATACTGAATCCGGAACGGGTCATTAATATTGTGGGGGAGGGGCTGGAAAACCTGCAGGCAAATCTGGGAGTGAAATTTAAGGCGAAAACCATTATCGGATTAAATATACACCTATGCTGCTTACTGGAACGTCTGGTACTGAATCAGCCGATTGAAAATTACCGGGGAATTGATGTGTTTGAAAAAGAAGAAAAGGAATTCATACATTATGTTCAAAAAAGCTTTATCAGCGTAAAGGAATATTTTAGGGTGGAAATTCCAATTGCGGAAATCGCTTATATACATGACTTCTATATAAATGACAAAAATATGTGA
- a CDS encoding GyrI-like domain-containing protein yields MKIETCTKETFAVIGKEGATNDGEGFIQKLWDDANSHFNEIAHLAKRDDKGNLLGIWGAMSDFSRLFNPWDHFSQGLYLAGVECSDDAEAPYGWTKWLVPGYEYIYVENENNNTFPDVIKYLEENNISLAGAVNDFICPETGKNYMFFPVRRL; encoded by the coding sequence ATGAAGATTGAAACATGCACAAAGGAAACGTTTGCTGTCATTGGAAAAGAAGGTGCTACAAATGACGGAGAAGGGTTTATTCAAAAGCTTTGGGATGATGCCAACTCGCATTTTAATGAAATCGCACATTTGGCGAAAAGGGATGACAAAGGGAATCTTTTAGGAATTTGGGGTGCCATGTCCGATTTTTCCCGCTTATTTAACCCATGGGATCACTTCTCCCAAGGATTATATCTTGCCGGAGTTGAGTGCTCCGATGACGCGGAAGCACCGTATGGATGGACTAAATGGTTGGTTCCTGGTTATGAATATATTTATGTTGAGAATGAAAATAACAATACGTTTCCTGATGTTATTAAGTATCTGGAAGAAAACAATATTTCTCTTGCGGGCGCAGTAAATGATTTTATTTGTCCGGAAACAGGGAAAAATTATATGTTTTTCCCTGTTCGCAGACTGTAA
- a CDS encoding PTS sugar transporter subunit IIC — MLQAILVGLVAVFMILDSRLLGRMNFEQPLITCTLVGLVMGNVQAGLAVGVTMEMITLGLMNVGASGGMSMGMNLGSIISCAYVIKSGVNVEMALAIATPIAVITEFLLTLWGIIEVFMIHLCDKYVDEGKFAAARRMHIVWGPVGYSLVNFIPAFIAVYAGGDVISRIIEKIPGVILSGFSLGANIMAFYGFALLLSIMVTKKTVVFFLIGFMAVAYSGIGLIAVSIMGALLAVVLYLLKYDHNVQAEVADELD, encoded by the coding sequence ATGTTACAGGCAATTTTGGTTGGTTTAGTGGCAGTTTTTATGATTCTGGATTCCAGGCTGTTAGGCCGGATGAATTTTGAGCAGCCGCTGATCACATGTACCCTGGTAGGCCTGGTCATGGGGAATGTTCAGGCGGGCCTGGCCGTAGGCGTAACCATGGAAATGATAACTTTAGGACTAATGAACGTAGGGGCATCGGGCGGCATGTCAATGGGAATGAATTTGGGATCCATTATTAGCTGTGCGTATGTCATAAAATCAGGGGTAAATGTAGAGATGGCACTTGCAATTGCCACCCCGATCGCGGTAATTACAGAGTTTCTTTTGACTCTATGGGGGATTATCGAAGTCTTTATGATCCATTTGTGTGATAAATACGTGGATGAGGGGAAGTTTGCCGCAGCCAGGCGGATGCATATAGTCTGGGGGCCTGTGGGATATTCGCTGGTTAATTTTATTCCTGCTTTTATAGCTGTTTATGCTGGTGGAGATGTAATTTCCCGGATTATTGAAAAAATACCTGGAGTAATATTATCCGGTTTTTCATTAGGGGCAAACATAATGGCTTTTTATGGATTTGCATTGCTGCTTTCCATTATGGTAACCAAAAAAACCGTTGTATTTTTTCTCATTGGCTTCATGGCTGTCGCTTATTCAGGCATAGGTTTAATTGCTGTTTCTATAATGGGTGCCTTGCTTGCTGTGGTTTTGTATTTATTAAAGTATGACCACAATGTTCAGGCTGAGGTTGCAGATGAACTGGATTGA
- a CDS encoding PTS system mannose/fructose/sorbose family transporter subunit IID, which yields MDNMDSYKIDEKRKKGWFKHFFFGAMAMQALWNVERQMNTGFMYGISKTLDDIYPSPDEVESKKTAYRRSLQFFNCTPQLTSFILGMSAAVEEEAAKNKEGISSDMIAGIKTALMGPFSGVGDSFFQGIVRVIAFGIGLALAKQGSILGPVIAMLISIGVSVPITYYGGKLGYLNGKRILVDLEKNNVMEKMMYPLNVLGLVVIGGMSASLINLTTPLAYGEILQLQSILDSIMPKMIPLVFTGFMYWRIKKGAKPMRMLLICLLLGVIFQYFGIFSVL from the coding sequence ATGGACAATATGGATTCGTATAAGATCGATGAAAAGAGGAAAAAAGGGTGGTTTAAACATTTCTTCTTCGGGGCAATGGCGATGCAGGCACTTTGGAATGTTGAGCGCCAGATGAACACAGGATTTATGTATGGTATTTCAAAGACATTGGATGATATTTACCCATCGCCGGATGAAGTGGAAAGTAAAAAAACAGCATACCGCAGGAGTTTGCAGTTTTTTAACTGTACGCCCCAGCTGACTTCGTTTATCCTCGGTATGAGTGCTGCAGTAGAGGAAGAAGCGGCAAAAAACAAAGAAGGTATCAGCTCGGATATGATTGCAGGGATAAAAACTGCGCTGATGGGACCATTTTCCGGCGTGGGTGATTCATTCTTCCAGGGAATCGTACGGGTAATCGCATTTGGTATCGGCCTTGCTCTTGCAAAACAAGGAAGTATTTTAGGGCCTGTTATTGCTATGCTGATATCCATTGGGGTATCAGTGCCGATTACCTATTACGGAGGCAAATTGGGATATTTAAATGGAAAAAGAATATTGGTGGATTTAGAGAAAAACAATGTTATGGAGAAGATGATGTATCCGCTTAATGTTCTGGGACTGGTTGTCATAGGCGGGATGTCGGCAAGCCTGATTAATCTGACCACTCCCCTGGCTTATGGTGAAATTCTGCAGCTTCAGAGCATTCTTGACAGTATTATGCCTAAGATGATTCCGTTGGTTTTTACAGGATTTATGTATTGGAGAATAAAAAAAGGTGCAAAACCAATGCGTATGCTGCTCATTTGCCTGCTGCTGGGAGTGATATTCCAATATTTTGGAATATTCAGCGTGTTATAG
- a CDS encoding PTS sugar transporter subunit IIA, whose amino-acid sequence MDRKVLLASHGRLAEGMADSLQYIIGKLDNVDTMCAYTNPDFNLEEEVKTLFRRKEAENFELIVFTDIYGGSVNNEFMKFLRNETFCLVSNMNFATIVEILLHQGEISAEFIRSVVDKQSSRPVFCNELWEIGIQEDSL is encoded by the coding sequence ATGGATAGAAAAGTTCTTCTGGCTTCTCATGGAAGACTGGCAGAAGGAATGGCAGATTCCCTCCAGTATATTATTGGAAAATTGGATAATGTGGACACAATGTGTGCCTATACAAATCCGGACTTTAACTTAGAAGAGGAGGTGAAGACGTTATTTAGAAGAAAGGAAGCAGAAAACTTTGAACTGATTGTATTTACTGATATTTATGGGGGGAGTGTGAACAACGAATTTATGAAGTTTCTTAGGAATGAAACCTTCTGTCTGGTATCAAATATGAATTTTGCCACGATTGTGGAGATTCTGCTGCACCAAGGGGAAATAAGCGCAGAATTCATCCGGTCCGTTGTTGACAAGCAAAGCAGCAGGCCGGTTTTCTGCAATGAGCTCTGGGAGATTGGAATCCAAGAAGATAGCTTGTAA